A genomic window from Arthrobacter sp. FW305-BF8 includes:
- a CDS encoding molybdopterin molybdotransferase MoeA, whose translation MHSLHEHSTHELGQYTHGAHKSVADHRRAVRELLGPLLSQERTERLPLVQALGRGLAEDVTAPLSLPPFPNSQMDGFAIRSADVPDGGANLRVAAPVPAGAKPAPLQPGSAVPIMTGAMVPAGADAVVPIEQAVPSIFPPEGEEAGVRLPATVAGTYIRAAGSDIEAGQQALAAGTCLGPAQLGLLAALGLPEVLVHKQLSVLLVTTGDEVVEPGELLGDGKIYDANGTLLESALRQAGLAVTRAGISADSPDGLRTLLRTHTSAVDLIVTTGGVSKGAYEVVRQAMDGQDVAFQHVAMQPGGPQGLGTFDGVPLLAFPGNPVSCLVSFEMFLRPVLGELFGAPAPRPAVRARLAQPLTSPAGKHQVRRGSLQADGTVRLQGGESSHLVQALAHSNALVHVPAGTAALDEGAEVEVWML comes from the coding sequence ATGCACAGCCTGCACGAACACAGCACTCACGAGCTCGGCCAATACACCCACGGCGCGCACAAGAGCGTGGCGGACCATCGGCGCGCGGTCAGGGAGCTCCTCGGTCCGCTGCTGTCCCAGGAGCGGACCGAAAGGCTTCCGCTGGTCCAGGCCTTGGGCCGCGGGCTGGCGGAGGACGTCACTGCTCCGCTGAGCCTGCCCCCGTTTCCGAACTCCCAGATGGACGGCTTTGCCATCCGCTCCGCGGACGTGCCCGACGGCGGGGCGAACCTGCGCGTGGCCGCTCCGGTTCCGGCAGGCGCGAAACCCGCGCCGCTGCAGCCGGGCAGCGCTGTTCCAATCATGACCGGTGCCATGGTGCCCGCCGGGGCAGACGCCGTCGTACCCATTGAACAGGCGGTCCCGTCCATCTTTCCGCCCGAGGGCGAAGAGGCTGGGGTGAGACTGCCGGCCACGGTTGCCGGGACGTACATCCGGGCCGCCGGAAGCGACATCGAGGCTGGCCAGCAGGCCCTGGCCGCCGGAACCTGCCTCGGCCCGGCTCAGCTGGGTCTGCTCGCGGCCCTGGGGTTGCCGGAGGTCCTGGTCCACAAGCAGCTTTCGGTCCTGCTGGTAACCACCGGCGACGAAGTGGTGGAACCCGGGGAACTGCTCGGTGACGGCAAGATCTACGACGCCAACGGCACCCTCCTGGAATCCGCGCTGCGGCAGGCGGGACTTGCCGTGACCCGGGCGGGCATTTCCGCCGACAGCCCGGATGGCCTGCGTACGCTGCTGCGCACCCACACGTCCGCGGTGGACCTGATTGTCACCACCGGGGGAGTCAGCAAGGGGGCCTACGAAGTGGTGCGGCAGGCCATGGACGGCCAGGACGTCGCGTTCCAGCACGTGGCCATGCAGCCCGGCGGCCCGCAGGGATTGGGAACGTTCGACGGCGTCCCCCTCCTTGCTTTTCCGGGGAACCCCGTCAGCTGCCTCGTCTCCTTTGAGATGTTTCTCCGGCCGGTGCTGGGCGAACTGTTTGGCGCGCCCGCGCCCAGGCCTGCCGTCCGGGCGCGGCTGGCCCAGCCGCTGACGTCCCCGGCCGGCAAGCACCAGGTCCGGCGCGGGTCCCTGCAGGCTGACGGCACCGTCCGGCTGCAGGGCGGCGAAAGCTCGCATCTGGTGCAGGCGCTGGCCCACTCCAACGCCTTGGTCCACGTGCCCGCAGGCACTGCCGCTCTCGACGAGGGCGCCGAAGTGGAAGTATGGATGTTGTGA
- a CDS encoding heparan-alpha-glucosaminide N-acetyltransferase domain-containing protein, whose product MTSRSTAASSKTAKGPATGVRLAGIDAARGLALLGMMATHLLPTFEPNAALTPTWVGLTFSGRAAALFAVLAGIGLALSTGKQQPLDGPALTAARRGIAMRALVIAVVGLALGGLDVNVAVILVHYAALFLCVLPFIGLRLKALCAWAAGWILLSPVIAFLLRPWLMAADPPLQLSHNPGWEHLTTPGQLLGDLFLTGYYPVFQWISYLLVGLIIGRLALTTAIVPVLMLLGGTAVAAFSKVLGTAAMGPWGGRAALQDILTDPNYPLDSLLQVNLAGVRQEGSWWWLASSAPHSGTTLDLLHTSGVAAAVVGLCLLVGRLGQWLALDLLLPLRGPGAMTLTLYTAHVCVVASFHLKPLPVGWTEDGMYFAHAALAVLIGMAFAILKWRGPLEWLGHAANQVGRHQPARIR is encoded by the coding sequence ATGACCTCGCGGAGCACGGCTGCATCTTCCAAAACAGCGAAGGGGCCCGCAACAGGCGTCAGGCTGGCCGGTATCGACGCTGCCCGCGGCCTGGCCCTCCTGGGCATGATGGCCACCCACCTGCTCCCGACCTTCGAGCCGAACGCCGCCCTGACCCCGACTTGGGTGGGCCTGACATTTTCCGGCCGTGCCGCCGCACTGTTTGCCGTGCTCGCGGGAATCGGCCTCGCCCTGTCCACCGGCAAGCAACAGCCTCTTGACGGCCCGGCACTGACCGCCGCACGGCGCGGCATCGCGATGCGCGCCCTGGTGATTGCCGTCGTCGGGCTCGCGCTCGGCGGACTTGACGTCAACGTGGCGGTAATCCTGGTGCATTACGCCGCGCTGTTCCTGTGCGTCCTGCCGTTCATCGGGCTGCGACTGAAGGCCCTGTGCGCCTGGGCAGCGGGCTGGATCCTGCTGTCCCCGGTGATTGCCTTCCTGCTGCGGCCGTGGCTCATGGCAGCGGATCCGCCGCTGCAGCTCAGCCACAACCCGGGGTGGGAGCACCTCACCACTCCGGGCCAGCTGCTTGGCGACCTGTTCCTGACGGGGTACTACCCAGTGTTCCAGTGGATCTCATATCTGCTGGTGGGTCTCATCATTGGCAGGCTCGCGCTGACCACGGCGATAGTTCCCGTGTTGATGCTGCTCGGCGGCACTGCCGTAGCGGCATTCTCCAAGGTCCTGGGGACGGCGGCAATGGGGCCGTGGGGCGGCCGCGCCGCCCTGCAGGATATCCTCACTGACCCCAACTATCCGCTGGACAGCCTCCTGCAGGTCAATCTGGCCGGCGTCCGCCAGGAGGGATCCTGGTGGTGGCTGGCCAGCAGTGCGCCCCACTCCGGAACCACGCTGGACCTGCTGCATACCAGCGGCGTGGCGGCCGCCGTCGTCGGCCTTTGCCTTCTGGTGGGCAGACTCGGCCAGTGGCTGGCACTGGACCTGCTGCTTCCGCTGCGCGGACCGGGTGCCATGACGCTGACGCTGTACACGGCCCATGTGTGCGTGGTGGCGTCGTTCCACCTCAAGCCATTGCCTGTGGGCTGGACCGAGGACGGGATGTACTTTGCCCACGCGGCGCTGGCCGTGCTGATCGGGATGGCTTTCGCGATCCTGAAATGGCGCGGTCCGCTGGAATGGCTCGGACACGCCGCCAACCAGGTGGGCCGCCACCAGCCGGCAAGGATCCGCTAA
- the moaC gene encoding cyclic pyranopterin monophosphate synthase MoaC yields the protein MDVVTAENDHGALTHLRRDGTAQMVDVSEKPETTREATATATVRSTAEVLALLGTGGLPKGDALAVARVAGIMAAKKTPELIPLCHPLPISKVTVDFELGPETVDILATVKTRGVTGVEMEALTAASVAALSVYDMIKAVDKHAVLTDIKVLAKSGGKSGDWAL from the coding sequence ATGGATGTTGTGACTGCAGAAAATGACCACGGCGCCCTGACCCACTTGCGCCGTGACGGCACGGCCCAGATGGTGGACGTCTCAGAAAAACCGGAAACCACCCGCGAGGCCACGGCCACGGCCACGGTCCGCAGCACCGCCGAGGTCCTCGCGCTGCTGGGCACCGGCGGCCTGCCCAAAGGCGACGCCCTGGCCGTGGCCCGGGTCGCCGGAATCATGGCGGCCAAGAAAACTCCTGAACTGATCCCGCTGTGCCACCCGCTCCCGATTTCAAAGGTGACTGTCGACTTTGAACTCGGACCGGAGACCGTGGACATCCTGGCCACGGTCAAGACCCGGGGCGTGACCGGCGTCGAAATGGAGGCTCTGACTGCGGCCTCCGTGGCGGCGCTGAGCGTCTACGACATGATCAAGGCCGTGGACAAGCACGCTGTCCTCACGGACATCAAGGTCCTGGCCAAGAGCGGCGGCAAGAGCGGGGACTGGGCCCTGTGA
- the moaA gene encoding GTP 3',8-cyclase MoaA, translating into MSVQLGIPQLREGGAPDSGSQPLPAARPAGVPDRRPADAPAGLADRYGRRATDMRLSLTDKCNLRCTYCMPAEGLEWLSKQAVMTGEEIVRIVGIGVNLLGVRELRLTGGEPLVRADLVGIIGALRQAHPELPISMTTNGVGLDRKAAALKAAGLTRINVSLDSLHEETFTKLTRRPFLDRVLAGVDAAWAAGLGPVKLNAVLMRGINDTESPSLLGWALERGYELRFIEQMPLDADHGWTRRNMITAAEIRELLSEEFVLSPDPRARDGAPAERFEVRRRTAGSGAPGSSADSHAPVLGTVGIIASVTEPFCSDCRRTRITAEGKIMSCLFSREEFDLLGLLRQGASDEQLAERWQDAMWLKPKAHGMDHVGLDAPDFVQPDRSMSAIGG; encoded by the coding sequence ATGAGTGTTCAGCTTGGCATACCGCAGCTCCGCGAAGGTGGCGCACCCGATTCGGGTTCGCAGCCCCTTCCCGCTGCGCGCCCGGCCGGGGTCCCCGACCGCCGCCCGGCTGACGCTCCCGCCGGCCTCGCGGACCGCTACGGCCGCAGGGCGACCGATATGCGGCTTTCGCTGACGGACAAGTGCAACCTGCGCTGTACCTACTGCATGCCGGCCGAGGGGCTGGAGTGGCTCTCGAAGCAGGCGGTCATGACCGGCGAGGAAATCGTGCGGATCGTTGGCATCGGCGTGAACCTGCTTGGCGTGCGCGAGCTGCGCCTGACCGGCGGCGAACCCCTGGTCCGGGCCGACCTCGTCGGCATCATTGGAGCCCTGCGCCAGGCACACCCCGAGCTCCCCATTTCCATGACGACGAACGGCGTGGGCCTGGACCGGAAGGCTGCAGCCCTTAAGGCTGCCGGGCTGACGCGCATCAACGTCTCCCTTGACTCCCTGCACGAGGAAACTTTCACCAAACTGACACGGCGTCCGTTCCTGGACCGGGTCCTCGCCGGGGTGGACGCCGCCTGGGCCGCCGGCCTCGGTCCCGTGAAGCTCAACGCCGTGCTGATGCGGGGCATCAACGACACCGAATCGCCGTCCCTCCTCGGCTGGGCGCTGGAGCGCGGCTACGAACTGCGCTTCATCGAGCAGATGCCGCTGGACGCCGACCACGGCTGGACCCGCCGGAACATGATCACCGCGGCCGAGATCCGCGAACTCCTCTCCGAGGAGTTCGTGCTGAGCCCGGATCCGCGCGCCCGCGACGGTGCACCCGCGGAACGCTTTGAAGTACGACGCCGGACTGCCGGTTCCGGTGCACCAGGCAGTTCCGCTGACTCACACGCCCCCGTGCTGGGAACCGTGGGAATCATCGCCTCGGTCACCGAGCCTTTCTGTTCTGACTGCCGGCGGACCCGGATCACGGCCGAAGGCAAGATCATGAGCTGCCTCTTCTCCCGCGAGGAATTCGACCTGCTCGGCCTGCTGAGGCAGGGGGCCAGCGACGAGCAGCTCGCCGAACGCTGGCAGGATGCCATGTGGCTGAAGCCCAAAGCCCACGGCATGGACCACGTGGGACTCGACGCTCCGGACTTCGTCCAGCCGGACCGCAGCATGAGCGCCATCGGAGGCTAA
- a CDS encoding MogA/MoaB family molybdenum cofactor biosynthesis protein codes for MSTPDSKTAAPHVHGEVQGRKAGVVIASTRAASGVYQDETGPVITDWLTEHGFVPYPVMVVPDGEPVGAAIRALLTQEPAVVITSGGTGLSPDDRTPEMTLPLLDREIPGIMEGIRQAGTAKTPHAMLSRGHAGAAGRTFIINLPGSPKGVMDGLSVLDPVIGHLCDQLEGGHGH; via the coding sequence GTGAGCACTCCCGACTCTAAAACCGCGGCACCTCACGTCCACGGCGAGGTCCAGGGCCGCAAGGCCGGCGTGGTGATTGCGTCAACGCGTGCTGCCTCCGGCGTCTACCAGGACGAGACCGGCCCGGTCATCACTGACTGGCTCACCGAACACGGTTTCGTGCCGTATCCGGTGATGGTGGTGCCCGACGGTGAACCGGTGGGCGCCGCGATCCGCGCGCTCCTGACCCAGGAGCCCGCCGTCGTCATCACCAGCGGCGGCACCGGCCTGAGCCCGGACGACCGCACGCCGGAAATGACGCTGCCGCTGCTGGACCGCGAAATCCCTGGCATCATGGAGGGCATCCGCCAGGCCGGAACGGCCAAGACGCCGCACGCCATGCTCAGCCGCGGACATGCCGGCGCGGCCGGCAGGACTTTCATCATCAACCTGCCCGGATCACCCAAGGGGGTCATGGACGGTCTCTCCGTCCTGGACCCGGTGATCGGGCACCTGTGCGACCAGTTGGAGGGCGGACATGGCCACTGA
- a CDS encoding PLD nuclease N-terminal domain-containing protein: MAALVSIARNRNHTSGGKVVWALLVLAVPVLGPLAWFLIGRRAPSAGKIPLRLEQ; this comes from the coding sequence ATGGCTGCACTGGTCAGCATCGCTCGGAACAGGAATCACACCTCCGGCGGCAAGGTGGTTTGGGCGTTGCTCGTTCTTGCGGTTCCAGTGCTTGGACCGTTGGCGTGGTTTCTGATTGGCCGCAGGGCGCCGTCTGCAGGAAAAATCCCTTTGCGGCTAGAGCAATAG
- a CDS encoding MoaD/ThiS family protein: MNVRYFAAARAAAGMDEERFELPAGSTVESLLAAVLDVDRPEPPAGTPPLDRILARSSFLLNEVAVRDRTTVLAAGDVVDVLPPFAGG; encoded by the coding sequence TTGAACGTACGATACTTCGCTGCCGCACGCGCCGCGGCAGGCATGGATGAAGAGCGCTTCGAACTTCCCGCCGGATCCACGGTGGAGTCCCTCCTGGCCGCAGTGCTCGACGTCGACCGTCCGGAACCTCCGGCCGGGACACCGCCGCTGGACAGGATCCTGGCCCGCAGCAGCTTCCTGCTGAACGAGGTCGCCGTCCGGGACCGGACCACCGTCCTGGCAGCTGGCGACGTGGTGGACGTCCTCCCGCCCTTCGCCGGCGGCTAA
- a CDS encoding molybdenum cofactor biosynthesis protein MoaE — MATEASFEVVTAVLSAEPISVDQAIAAVESETAGAVVSFSGVVRNHDGGKPVDRLSYSAHPTARKVLDDLVAQLVAEQAEAAGPGTAPPVRIWVAHRVGPLEIGDPALVCAVAAAHRGQAFAVCSELVDRVKAQVPIWKEQFFSDGTVEWVGAGE, encoded by the coding sequence ATGGCCACTGAGGCATCGTTCGAAGTAGTAACCGCGGTGCTCAGCGCCGAACCCATCTCCGTGGACCAGGCCATCGCGGCCGTGGAGTCCGAGACCGCCGGAGCTGTAGTCAGCTTCAGCGGCGTGGTCCGGAACCACGACGGCGGGAAGCCGGTTGACCGGCTCAGCTACAGCGCCCATCCGACGGCCCGGAAGGTGCTGGACGACCTCGTGGCGCAGCTGGTGGCCGAACAGGCCGAAGCGGCTGGACCTGGCACAGCTCCGCCGGTCCGGATCTGGGTCGCGCACCGGGTGGGCCCGCTGGAAATTGGCGACCCTGCCCTCGTCTGCGCCGTTGCGGCCGCCCACCGCGGGCAGGCCTTCGCCGTGTGCTCGGAGCTGGTGGACCGGGTCAAGGCGCAGGTGCCGATCTGGAAGGAACAGTTCTTCAGCGACGGCACCGTCGAATGGGTCGGGGCAGGGGAATAA
- a CDS encoding DUF1579 family protein has translation MDQPPPGTAPQPSTAHEALEIFVGRWLGTTELAASPWGPARTAEAEVTFTRGAGGFAVVQSYRHTEADGTHFEGHGVFTVDPDHDETLWYYVDSMGRPPSAPARGVWHDSTLTVERHSDRGTARHTFRVDQGVLTHTAELRLGETQDFQPFMTSICHRA, from the coding sequence ATGGACCAGCCGCCACCGGGCACAGCGCCCCAGCCAAGTACAGCGCACGAGGCACTGGAGATCTTCGTCGGGCGCTGGCTGGGAACCACCGAGCTGGCTGCCTCGCCGTGGGGTCCGGCTCGCACCGCCGAAGCGGAGGTGACGTTCACCCGCGGCGCCGGAGGGTTCGCCGTCGTCCAGTCCTACCGCCATACCGAAGCCGACGGCACGCACTTTGAGGGCCACGGGGTCTTCACGGTGGATCCCGACCACGACGAAACGCTCTGGTATTACGTCGACAGCATGGGCCGGCCCCCGTCAGCCCCGGCCCGGGGCGTCTGGCACGACTCGACCCTCACGGTGGAGCGGCACAGCGACCGCGGCACCGCCCGCCACACTTTCCGGGTGGACCAGGGCGTGCTGACCCACACGGCTGAACTGCGGCTGGGGGAGACCCAGGACTTCCAGCCGTTCATGACCTCGATCTGTCACCGCGCCTGA
- the dapB gene encoding 4-hydroxy-tetrahydrodipicolinate reductase — protein sequence MTQQLPVAVLGANGRMGAEAVKAVETAPDMVLVAALGRGDSLDSLLDAGARYVVDLTVPESTEENVRFAVENGMHAVVGTTGWDLARLESLETLLAGHPEVGVLIAPNFALGSVLTSAFAAKASKYFESVEIIELHHPDKVDAPSGTAVRTAQLVAAEREAAGVGPSPDATTTELAGARGCEVDGVRVHSVRLRGLVAHQEVLLGGPGEQLTLRHDSFDRASFMPGVLLGVRNVAAHPGLTVGLDGYLDLGL from the coding sequence ATGACCCAACAACTTCCTGTCGCCGTTCTGGGCGCAAACGGGCGCATGGGCGCCGAGGCCGTGAAAGCTGTGGAGACCGCCCCGGACATGGTGCTCGTGGCCGCGCTGGGACGCGGCGACTCCCTCGATTCCCTGCTCGACGCCGGTGCCCGGTACGTCGTCGATCTCACCGTTCCGGAAAGCACCGAGGAGAACGTCCGCTTCGCCGTCGAGAACGGCATGCACGCCGTGGTGGGCACCACGGGCTGGGACCTGGCCAGGCTGGAGTCGCTGGAGACCCTGCTGGCCGGCCACCCGGAAGTCGGCGTGCTCATAGCACCCAACTTCGCCCTCGGCTCGGTGCTCACGTCGGCGTTTGCCGCCAAGGCATCGAAGTACTTCGAATCCGTGGAGATCATCGAACTCCACCACCCGGACAAGGTGGATGCGCCCTCCGGTACTGCCGTTCGCACTGCCCAGCTGGTGGCAGCGGAACGCGAGGCGGCCGGTGTCGGCCCCAGCCCGGACGCCACTACAACTGAACTGGCCGGAGCCCGGGGCTGCGAGGTGGACGGCGTGCGCGTCCACAGCGTCCGGCTCCGCGGGCTCGTGGCCCATCAGGAAGTCCTCCTCGGCGGGCCGGGGGAGCAGCTGACGCTCCGTCATGATTCATTCGACCGGGCCTCGTTCATGCCCGGGGTCCTCCTGGGTGTCCGCAACGTTGCCGCCCACCCGGGACTCACCGTCGGACTGGACGGCTACCTGGATCTGGGGCTGTAA
- a CDS encoding molybdopterin-dependent oxidoreductase, producing the protein MTALGGAVIDAVPPGVKDWAVSLFGTADKLALLAGMALGIAVFAAAAGVLELRRRFAGAAVFAVFGVVGLAAVLTRAQVTAAAVVLPLLAAGIGIAVLLKLVRRLAAAGSGEAGPGPARRGFFQLLGGTAAGVLVGGAVVTVWRGGAAGVNEVRRTLRLPVPQSPAPPIPAGADIGLAGVGPLVTPNPDFYRIDTALSVPVLDSREWRLKVTGLVEREVELTFEDLMSKPLIERHVTIACVSNEVGGNLIGNARWLGWPVRELLAMAGPKPDADMVLSRSADGFTASTPLEVLTDRRAALLAVGMNGEPLPLEHGFPVRMIVPGLYGYVSATKWLTHLKVTRFADDVAYWTPRGWSERGPIKISSRVDVPRNGASVPAGNVAFGGVAWAQHTGIGKVELRVDRGSWQPARLAPGISVDTWYQWQLGLDLQPGQHEVQVRATDLLGTEQAEERRSVAPDGATGFHTIRVDVKT; encoded by the coding sequence ATGACCGCCCTGGGCGGCGCCGTCATCGACGCTGTTCCGCCGGGCGTCAAGGACTGGGCCGTTTCCCTCTTCGGTACAGCGGACAAGCTGGCGTTGCTGGCCGGAATGGCGCTGGGTATCGCAGTCTTCGCTGCCGCGGCAGGTGTCCTCGAGCTACGCCGGCGCTTCGCGGGTGCGGCCGTCTTTGCAGTCTTCGGCGTCGTGGGCCTGGCCGCAGTCCTGACCCGTGCCCAGGTGACCGCCGCCGCCGTCGTGCTGCCGCTGCTTGCGGCCGGGATCGGGATTGCGGTGCTGCTGAAGCTGGTCAGGCGCCTGGCTGCCGCGGGTAGCGGGGAGGCCGGCCCGGGACCGGCCCGTCGGGGTTTCTTCCAGTTGCTGGGAGGCACCGCCGCCGGTGTGCTGGTGGGCGGCGCCGTCGTCACCGTCTGGCGCGGCGGGGCGGCCGGCGTCAACGAGGTCCGGCGGACCCTGCGGCTGCCCGTGCCGCAGTCCCCGGCGCCGCCCATCCCGGCCGGCGCTGACATCGGGCTCGCGGGAGTCGGCCCACTGGTTACGCCCAATCCCGACTTCTACCGGATTGACACTGCGCTGTCCGTTCCCGTTCTTGATTCCCGCGAGTGGAGGCTCAAGGTCACCGGGCTGGTGGAACGGGAGGTTGAGCTCACCTTCGAGGACCTGATGTCGAAGCCCCTGATCGAACGGCACGTGACCATAGCCTGCGTGTCCAACGAGGTGGGCGGCAACCTGATCGGCAACGCACGCTGGTTGGGCTGGCCGGTGCGGGAACTGCTGGCGATGGCCGGTCCCAAGCCGGACGCGGACATGGTCCTGTCGCGCAGCGCGGACGGCTTTACGGCCAGCACTCCGCTTGAGGTGCTCACCGACCGCCGTGCTGCACTGCTGGCCGTGGGCATGAACGGCGAACCGCTCCCGCTTGAACACGGCTTCCCCGTGCGGATGATCGTCCCCGGGTTGTACGGATACGTGTCCGCGACCAAGTGGCTCACCCACCTGAAGGTCACCAGGTTTGCCGACGACGTGGCCTACTGGACGCCGCGCGGCTGGTCGGAGCGCGGCCCCATCAAGATCTCGTCAAGGGTGGATGTGCCCCGGAACGGAGCCTCGGTACCGGCCGGAAACGTGGCGTTTGGCGGCGTGGCCTGGGCGCAGCACACCGGAATCGGCAAGGTCGAGCTGCGCGTGGACCGGGGGAGCTGGCAGCCGGCCCGGCTCGCCCCGGGCATCTCGGTGGACACCTGGTACCAGTGGCAGCTCGGCCTTGACCTGCAGCCCGGGCAGCACGAGGTTCAGGTCCGGGCCACGGACCTGTTGGGCACGGAACAGGCTGAGGAACGCCGTTCCGTGGCACCCGACGGTGCCACAGGCTTCCACACCATTAGAGTGGACGTGAAAACGTAG
- a CDS encoding carbon-nitrogen hydrolase family protein, translating to MTALLSAPLTVSAIQYEALGGGIDANVPEHVRLIEDADSHGARLVVFPELSLTGYDLPLLRSGDRFDGAVQFHDGEQWVAPADHRLDPIREICRRTGITAVVGAPFREPDGTPRLASLAVHPNGAEEASFKTHLHGDELPLFEAGQEPLLLDVDGWKVALAICFDAAHPAHSGAAAAAGADVYAVSALYTQEEGHRLGLHLGARAMDNRMYGILANLGGPTPLGPSCGLSGFWGPDGLPMQQAGGTGTEVVTAVLRRGSLERYR from the coding sequence GTGACCGCACTGCTGAGCGCACCGCTGACCGTATCCGCCATTCAGTACGAGGCCCTGGGCGGTGGCATTGATGCCAATGTGCCGGAGCATGTGCGCCTCATCGAGGACGCCGACTCGCACGGCGCCCGGCTGGTGGTGTTCCCCGAGCTCTCGCTTACGGGGTACGACCTGCCGCTGCTTCGCAGCGGAGATCGGTTTGACGGCGCAGTTCAGTTTCATGACGGGGAACAGTGGGTGGCGCCCGCTGACCACCGTTTGGACCCCATCCGGGAGATCTGCCGCAGAACCGGGATCACTGCCGTCGTTGGTGCACCCTTCCGGGAGCCGGACGGCACGCCGCGGCTCGCCTCCCTGGCCGTCCATCCGAACGGCGCAGAAGAGGCCAGCTTCAAGACGCACCTTCACGGCGACGAACTGCCCCTTTTTGAAGCAGGGCAGGAACCGCTCCTGCTGGACGTGGACGGCTGGAAGGTTGCACTGGCCATCTGCTTTGATGCTGCCCATCCCGCGCACTCCGGCGCTGCTGCCGCCGCGGGAGCTGACGTGTATGCCGTCTCGGCGCTTTACACACAGGAGGAAGGCCACCGGCTGGGGTTGCATCTCGGGGCGCGGGCCATGGACAACCGCATGTATGGCATCCTTGCCAACCTGGGTGGCCCAACGCCGCTGGGTCCGTCCTGCGGTCTGAGCGGTTTCTGGGGACCGGACGGGCTGCCGATGCAGCAGGCGGGCGGGACCGGAACGGAAGTGGTCACAGCTGTGCTGCGGCGGGGTTCCCTGGAGAGGTACCGGTAG
- a CDS encoding M16 family metallopeptidase: protein MTVVPLPLEQNHPGDTLIHGADGGSEVRRSVLPGGVRVLTEAMPGQRSATIGFWVGVGSRDEAPGQHGSTHFLEHLLFKGTKRRTALEIASAFDEVGGESNAATAKESTCYFARVLDTDLPMAIDVIADMITGAVLDPAEMEQERDVILEEIAMDSDDPTDVAHEHFVAAVLGTHPLGRPIGGTPDAIRAVARDSVWDHYRRYYRPDELVITAAGGLEHDVVCRLVVDALHSAGWPLESGAAPVERRSTERAEITGTAGLHVVTRPVEQANIIMGCPTIVATDERRYVMSVLNAVLGGGMSSRLFQEIREKRGLVYSTYSFASSYADAGYFGMYAGCTPTKVRQVLELLGAELDSLAAGGISDEELRKAVGQLCGGIVLALEDTGSRMSRLGRAELVSGEYQDIDETLRLIKAVTAEQVQELASELAAAPRTVTVVGPFDESETFGL from the coding sequence ATGACTGTCGTACCCCTGCCGCTGGAGCAGAACCACCCCGGCGACACCCTGATCCATGGAGCCGACGGCGGTTCGGAAGTCCGCCGTTCGGTCCTTCCCGGCGGGGTGCGTGTCCTGACTGAGGCGATGCCGGGGCAGCGTTCAGCCACCATCGGGTTCTGGGTGGGGGTGGGGTCCCGGGACGAGGCTCCCGGGCAGCACGGCTCGACTCACTTCCTGGAGCATCTGCTGTTCAAGGGCACCAAGAGGCGTACTGCCCTGGAGATCGCGTCCGCCTTTGACGAGGTGGGCGGTGAATCCAACGCTGCCACTGCGAAGGAAAGCACCTGCTACTTCGCCCGCGTGCTGGATACGGACCTGCCGATGGCCATCGACGTCATCGCCGACATGATCACCGGCGCCGTGCTGGACCCTGCGGAGATGGAGCAGGAGCGGGACGTCATCCTCGAAGAGATCGCCATGGACAGCGACGACCCCACGGACGTCGCCCATGAACACTTCGTCGCCGCCGTCCTCGGCACCCACCCGCTCGGGCGCCCGATCGGTGGGACCCCGGACGCCATCCGTGCCGTGGCCCGCGACTCCGTCTGGGACCACTACCGCCGTTACTACCGCCCGGATGAACTGGTGATCACCGCCGCGGGCGGCTTGGAGCACGACGTCGTCTGCCGGCTTGTGGTGGATGCCCTCCACTCAGCAGGGTGGCCACTTGAGTCCGGGGCGGCTCCCGTGGAGCGCCGCTCCACCGAGCGCGCAGAGATCACCGGCACCGCCGGGCTGCACGTGGTCACCCGGCCGGTGGAACAGGCCAACATCATCATGGGCTGCCCCACCATCGTGGCCACCGATGAGCGCCGCTACGTCATGAGCGTGCTGAACGCGGTGCTTGGCGGCGGTATGTCATCAAGGCTGTTCCAGGAGATCCGCGAAAAGCGCGGGCTGGTGTACTCCACGTACTCCTTCGCCTCGTCCTACGCCGACGCCGGCTACTTCGGCATGTACGCCGGCTGCACGCCCACCAAGGTCCGCCAGGTCCTTGAACTGCTCGGCGCCGAACTCGACAGTCTTGCGGCTGGCGGCATCTCCGACGAGGAGCTCCGCAAGGCGGTCGGGCAGCTCTGCGGCGGGATCGTCCTGGCCCTGGAGGACACCGGCTCCCGCATGTCGCGGCTGGGCCGCGCCGAGCTGGTCTCCGGTGAATACCAGGACATCGACGAGACCCTGCGGCTCATCAAAGCCGTGACCGCGGAACAGGTCCAGGAGCTGGCCAGTGAGCTGGCTGCGGCCCCCCGGACCGTGACGGTGGTCGGCCCCTTCGACGAATCGGAAACCTTCGGGCTTTGA